Below is a genomic region from Zea mays cultivar B73 chromosome 9, Zm-B73-REFERENCE-NAM-5.0, whole genome shotgun sequence.
AAGAGAGAAGGGATTTCCTTCTAATCTCTTGTTTACCTTCAATTGATACAATCTTTCTCCTTATATAGAGAGGGTTACTTGATATCTAAGCACTagatctaatcttatctctaattcTAATCTTATCCCAAACTAGCCTTATCTTTATCATCTAATTTTATCTCTAATTCTAATCTTATCTCAAACTAGTCTTATCTTTATCTAACCTACCTTAGGCGCCCTGGCACTTTCACATTGTACTTGTACATTAGAATCTTTTATCACATGTTACATATGAAGGCCAAAAATAGTAAGCATCAATTAAACTAAACTGTAAATAGGTTCTACAGGTACTACTGTTAGTTCATAAACGATAAATAATTTTAGGGGTGCTTTTATAGAAGCTGATCTTCATACCCTTTCTTATTAGACATTTATCAGTTCAAAACGTCTACAGCTTAATCACTAAagaccaagctggagcttcgcTAATGTCCAAATATGTGACGCAGGGCTATGCCACCCAGAGGTAAAAATGCTAGAGCTTCATCAAAGAAAAGAATGCACAGGTGGTCCAACCGTTGCAGCCGAGGTGTCCGAGTCCGAGGACTGATGATTTCTCGGTTGGAACACAAACTAACGGATCCGATAGTTGACCTCCGCCCTCACTCAGTAGATGCGTTTGGAGTATTCGTTTGATTCATTCATTTATCAGGTGCAATCAATGTGGCAGCGCTGCTCAAGGCAGCACTGTAGCAAAGCCACTCATTGCATTTTTTTTTGCAGTGGAGCCGCGATCGACGTTTGGAACGTTCATCCTGTACCGTAGCAAAAAAGGAATTTTGTTGTATAGAAACTAGAAGGAATGGATGCATCGGCGATTGATAGACAATGCATACACCTAGCTGTGATCGGCTGGAATTAGGGATATTCCCTGAGgttctcttttttggagtaaaatCTGAGCCGTCTGCTTCGCCTGATCCATCCATAGCTAAGTGAGCAAAGCTGAGCCTTGAGGGTGATCACTCTAGCAGCCGCTTTCTCACCATTCTACTTGGAACCAGCAACTTGGTCGTTATTTTGCTCTGCTGCATTTAATTTCATCTGTTTGAAACAGTGCTCATGTTCACCGGTCAACCAGCCTTCGCTGTCCGGACACCGAAAGGTTTGTTGTGATGGTGTAGCGGCGATATGGATGCAAAGAAACAGATGCTTGGAGGGCTCTTATGATATATcttctgcaaggacttggtgatgGTGCGTTGGAGGCTTGGAGCCAAGCGCAAAGACCCTATCACGGGCCCTCCTGACGGGCGATACGGATAGCGCTTTGTTCAGATATTTGGACTAGCGCTCAGTTGCAGTTGCAATTTAATTGCAATTTATAAAGACAGAATACGGTAGAAAAAGTAGAAGCCGTTTCCGAATAAGTCGCAGCAGACAGGCTACCTTGGAGAGTGATTGCTGCAAAAGTTCTCTATAAAGCCCCGACCACATGCCTTGGTTCCATGAAAAATCTATACCATTTGATTTGTAAATGAAGACCACCAGTATAACAAGTTACAAGAGGCAACACATGCATGCAGCTGCCGGGACACTTTTTTCCCGGCAACGTAAACACAGGTATAAATAACATGGCAACAATAAAAAATTAATCGCCCTCCCCTCGCTTAGCTTAGCTGTGGAGGATGGCGGGGCGGCAGTAGGGCCCGTTGAGCCAGCCGTCGGTGATCTGCTTGTAGGCGGCCTCGGTGAGGTGGATGCCGTCCCAGCTGAGGTGCGACGCCGGGCTGGAGCACGCGGACGCGCCCGACATGCCGCACCGCGCGCTGTTCTGGTAGTTGTACTTGCCGCCCCCCGAGCCGCAGCACGCCTGGAACACCGAGCTGAACCCTGCAGGTAGGCCGCGccacacagagagagagagagaaaggagtCAGACAGAGGAAACCACACGGGCGGGCAGTGATGCGTGGGCCGTGGGCGTTCCCGCAACGTGCAGGAACAGTGCCCCCGGCCCCGGCCGGCAGGCGTTCAATTCGCACGCGTTAAGTTGGGGAACATAGTACGCGCACAGGCCGCGACGCCGAGCAGGTGCGTCCGCCTGCCACCATTTGTTGGGGCTGGAGCCGGGGGTCTGCCGCTCCGCGCCTAAAACAAATGCCCGCCGTTGCAGGCGGCCGTCACGAGCGCGGACGGGCCGGGACCGGTGCATTTTTCTATTCGCCGCCGCACGGCACGCCCACTCTTCCGCAGCGCCCGAGCAACGGTCATGTCGTCTGATCGTCTCGCGGTCTCGCCGCTGCAGCCTGCAGGCCCGACTGAACCATGTCGTGCACATGGTACGCCATGCATGCTGCGCCTGCGGCCTCGACTGGTTTACACACGTGACGGGCTGACGGCCTCGCCTCTGAGCGCCGGGCAGTACCCGCCAAGCCGGCACTTGCTCGAGGTACCGTAGCCGCCTGGACGAGCTAGCTAGCGTTCCGTCTACAGTCTACTGCTCACGAGGTCATGGACGAGGAGGGAGATGTTCATGTAGACGTACCGTAGCTGCCGGGGTTCTTGACCATGTCGTAGACGGCGGAGTAGAAGTCGGCGTACATGATGCGCGCCGACTTGTACTTGGCCTGGAGGGCGGAGATCTGGGCCTGCAACTGGGCGTTGTGGTTGGTGGAGAGGTCGTTGAACTTCTTGAGGCAGCCGAGCGCGTCGTAGTCGGCGCTGTTGGAGGTGCCGTAGACGGTGAGGTAGATGGGGAAGCAGCCGATGGGGAGCACCCCCGGCACCACCACGTCCGTGGCGCCCatggccagcagcttctccacgcCGGCCGCGATGGCGCTCACGATCTGCGGCGTGTACGTGCTGGCCTGGTCCGCGTTGTAGTTGCCGAACAGCATGGCGTTGTAGTCGTTGCCCCCGAACTCGCCGAACACGAA
It encodes:
- the LOC100501088 gene encoding uncharacterized protein LOC100501088 precursor — encoded protein: MRSGRLAVAVAVALAWAFAASAAAAAQKYNAIFNFGDSITDTGNLCTNGRPSQITFTQPPYGETYFGTPTCRCSDGRVIPDFLCSRFGLPFLPPSKSTTADFKKGANMAITGATAMDAPFFRSLGLSDKIWNNGPISFQLQWFQQVTSAVCGQDCKSYLANSLFVFGEFGGNDYNAMLFGNYNADQASTYTPQIVSAIAAGVEKLLAMGATDVVVPGVLPIGCFPIYLTVYGTSNSADYDALGCLKKFNDLSTNHNAQLQAQISALQAKYKSARIMYADFYSAVYDMVKNPGSYGFSSVFQACCGSGGGKYNYQNSARCGMSGASACSSPASHLSWDGIHLTEAAYKQITDGWLNGPYCRPAILHS